Below is a window of Robbsia betulipollinis DNA.
TTGACGAATACCGCTACGACCTGCCCGACGCCGCGGCTACCGATGCGCTCGCGGCCCGGTTCGCGCGCGCGGTTGCCGCGCGCCGCGACGCGGCGCCTTCGCCCGCGGGCGACCCGCGGCGCGGCGGTCTGCGGGTGCACCTGAGCGGCGACCTGGGTGCCGGCAAGACCGCCTTCGTGCGCGCGACGCTGCGCGCGCTGGGCCATGCGGGCCGGGTACGCAGCCCCACCTACACGCTGGTCGAGCCGTACGCCCTGCCCCTCGCACACGGCACGCTGCACGTGCACCATTTCGACCTGTACCGTTTTTCGGACCCGGCCGAATGGCACGAGGCGGGTTTCGACGAATATATCGACCGCGACGCGCTGCATCTGATCGAGTGGCCGGAGCGCGCCGACGGCGTGCTCGGCACGCCCGATGTTCTGCTCACCCTCGAGATCGTCGGCGAGGCGCGCGTGCTGCATGCGCAAGCCTTCACCGACGCCGGGAGGACCTGTCTCCATGCTGTTGCCTGCTAATATCGCTCCACCATGCTGATCAAGCCGTTTCGTTCCATCGAATCCGCCGCGTCGGCCCCCCACAGCTGGGGACGCCGCAAGATGCTGTACGCGGGCGCATCCACCTTCGCGCTCGCGCTCGCGCCGGGCCTCGCCCGCGCCGCCTCGGTGATGGCGGTGCGGGTCTGGCCGGCCGAGGACTACACCCGGGTGACGATCGAGTCCGACCAGGAATTGAAATTCCAGCAGCAGTTGCTGGCGAATCCCGACCGTCTGGTCGTCGACCTCGAGGGCATCGACCTCGACAAACCCCTGCGCGATCTGGTCGCGAAGATCGCGCCGAACGATCCGCAGATCGAAAAGGTGCGCGTCGGCCAGTTCCAGCCGCATGTGGTGCGCCTCGTCTTCGATCTGAAGATGGCGGTCAAGCCGCAATCCTTCACGCTTCCGCCGGTCAGCAATTACCGGCACCGAATGGTGCTGGACCTGTACCCGTCCGTCGCGCCCGACCCCCTGCTCGCGCTGCTGCAGAAAAGCCAGGGCAAGGAGCAGGCGCTGGCGCAGCAATCCACGCCGCCGCAGACCACGCTGTCCGGGCCGCAGGCATCGGGCGACGATCCCGAGACGTTCTTCCAGCGTTATGCACAGGCACAAAACGGCACGCCGCGCGCCCCGGTGGCTCCCGCGATGCCGGCCCCGCCGGTGCTCGCG
It encodes the following:
- the tsaE gene encoding tRNA (adenosine(37)-N6)-threonylcarbamoyltransferase complex ATPase subunit type 1 TsaE, which gives rise to MPASPLDEYRYDLPDAAATDALAARFARAVAARRDAAPSPAGDPRRGGLRVHLSGDLGAGKTAFVRATLRALGHAGRVRSPTYTLVEPYALPLAHGTLHVHHFDLYRFSDPAEWHEAGFDEYIDRDALHLIEWPERADGVLGTPDVLLTLEIVGEARVLHAQAFTDAGRTCLHAVAC